The genomic region TTTGAGGTGCGGAGCGCCGGCACGCGGGCCATGGTGGGCGATCCGATCCAGCCACTCTCGGCCGACATCATCAAGACCTACGGCGGAACGCCGGACGGCTTTGCGGCCCGTCAACTGACGCCAAAGATCCTCAGGGAGTCCGATCTGGTGTTGGCGATGACCGCCAAACACCGCGGCGAAGTGATGCAGATGGATGCCTCGTTGCTGAAGCGGACCTTTACTATCCGGGAGTTTGCCCGGATGCTGAAGATCCTTGAGCAGCGCGAAGCGGACGCCACCGCGCCGCCGGCTGTCACGTCCCCTGTGAAGTCGCCCACTCCGTCCCCCGCCAGCGACATTCCGGCCTTCTGGCGGGAACTCCCCGGCCGTGCGGCGTCAGTGCGCCACCTGGCGCTGGCCCCGGACGCCTCCGACAACGACGTTGTGGATCCCTACCGGCGCGGGCCGGAGTTCTACGAGCAGATGGAGGACGAGCTGGCCCCGGCCATCCTCGCCATCCTGCGGTTCGCCCGCCAGCACGGCTGAGTCAGGCCGGTACCTGAATCTAGGCCGCCACCAGCCTCCGGAGACGGGGAGCGGGTGCATCTTCCGCCGGCGCGACGATGCTGAGCTGGCATTCGGCCTGCTGCGGATCAATGGCTGCCGGCAGGTGGTGGGAGGCTGAGCACTCCCGCAGCTGCTCAAGGGCCGCCGGCTCGACGCGGGCGTGGCTGACGTCCAGCACCAGGCGGAGTCCTTCTTTCAGGTGGTTCGCCCGTTTGACCACCACATACAGGGCCTGGAGGCTCTGGGCCGTCACATGGCCCTGGGCCGCTACTTCCGCCTGACCGCAATCGAGGTCAAGCCTGACAAGAACCCGGAGTTTGTGGTTCAAAACGATTCCCCTGTTCGTGCATGTACCGCTTGGCCGCGACGCTGCGACCGGGTTGGCCGCGACGCTGCGACCGACCTCAGCCTAGGCAGGGAGTGTGACGTAGGCAACACTTCGCTTCATATCCGGGAAACCTCGCGTTATCTGCCGCTTTATTGGCCGGCAAGTGTTGATTGCCGGGCCCGGTGTACTGTATTGGAGGCCGCCACGGCGCCCGCCCGGCACCTGGCATTGGCCCAGATCGACTCCGGGCACGGTGCCCGGCCGACGCAGAGGAACACATGACACACCCCTTCGACAGCTCAAACGACGCCGGCAGGGAAGACTTCAGCGAGCGACGGCGGCCCGTGAAGAAACGCCGCGGCCGCAAGGTGCTGATCGCCGTCGCCGCCGTGCTGGCGCTCGTCGCCGTCGTGGCCGGCGGTTACCTTTTCAACCTCGCCCACACCTTCGACTCCGGCAGCAGCAAGCTTGACCAGGCCTTCCCGGACGAGTCCACGCGCCCGAAGAAGACGGACAACTCGATCAACATCCTGGTGATGGGCAGCGACAGCCGTGGCGCCGCCGAGTCTGACACCGCCGGCACGCCCGCGGACCAGCGCGCGGACACGCTGATGCTCATGCACATCCCGGCGGACCGCAAGAACATCTACACCATGTCAATCATGCGCGACCTCTGGGTGGACATCCCCGGGCACGGCGAGGCGAAGATCAACTCGGCACTGGCCCTTGGCGGCACACCCCTGATGGTGCAGACCGTCGAGTCAGTTTTCCAGCAGCGCATCGATCACGTGGCAATGATCGACTTCGAGGGCTTCAAGGGCCTCACGGACGCGCTGGGCGGGGTGACCGTGAACATCAAGCTGCCGTTCACGTCCACCGCACTGCCGGGCCAGTCCTTCGCCCCGGGCCAGCACACCTTCAACGGCACCCAAGCCCTGGCCTTCGTGCGCGAACGCCACGCCTACGCGGACGGCGACTACCAGCGGGTGCGCAACCAGCAGGAGTTCCTGCGGGCCATCATCAAGAAATCCACCGCCGGCCAGACGCTGAGCAACCCGTTCACAGTCAACAGCATGGTGGGCGCCGTCTCGCCGTTCGTCACCGTGGACAAGTCCCTGGATTCGGGAGCCGTGGCCGGGCTGGCGCTCGAACTCAGGGACATCCGGGCACAGAACACGGTCATGTTCACGCTGCCGACCGGCGGCACCGGCACGTCCGCGGACGGCCAGTCGATCGTGCTCGCCGACCCGAACGCCATCCAGGACATCTCGGGGGCGATGGCCAAGGGCACCATGGGCGAGTACGTCGCGGCGAACAAGCTGGAGAACGGGAACTGACCCGCGGCGCATGAGGCGGCCGGGGAGGTCCTTGGACCCATAGTCCGCGGCGGCCGGCGGTGGTAGCGTCCGGTCATGGGGAACGCTCCGGAGCCAGCAGCCGCGGCTTCCGCGGCGTCCGGTCCCCCTGCCCCGCCGCCCGAGGCGGGCCGCCGCCGTCGGATCTTCCTGCTTGTGGGCGCCTTGCTCGTCCTCACGATCGCCGTCTCGGCCGTCGCGTTCGTCCTCACCCGGCCCCGGGCCGCGGCCCCCGCGCCGGCGGGAAGCGCCTCACCGGCTGCCGCCCCGGCCGCCGCGCCCTCGACGCCGCCCGCCCCCACACCCAGCCCGACCCCGACGCCGGAACCACCCGCCGTCGCGCTTAACATCCTGCTGATCGGGAGCGACAGCCGGGTCAACGAACGGGCCGCAGCGGCCGCCGGCAGCGCCTCCGACCAGCGCGGGGACACCCTCGTGCTGATCCACATCCCGGCGGACCGGCAGAGCGTCTACGGCATCTCGATCATGCGCGACCTGTGGGTGGACATCCCCGGCCACGGGGCCGCGAAAGTGAACGCCGGACTTGAGCTGGGCGGACTGCCCCTGATGACGCAGACGGTGGAGGCGCTGCTCGGTACGCACATCGACCACACCGTGATGGTTGATTTCCAGGGGTTCGCGGCCATGACGGACGCGCTGGGCGGTGTCGACGTCAACGTCAAGCAGTCCTTCACGAGCACCGCCGATGACAAGGTGTATTTTCCGGCGGGCGTCAACCGGCTCAACGGGCTGCAGGCCCTGGCCTTTGTCCGCGAGCGCCATGCCTTCGCCGACGGCGACTACCAGCGGGTCCGGAACCAGCAGACGTTCTTGAAGGCCCTGATGGCCAAGCTGGCCGCCGAGGGACGGCTGGCGGACCTCGAGACCGTGCGGAAACTCATCACGACGGTGCTGCCGCACGTGACCGTGGACGCAAGCTCCAGCCAGAAGTCGCTCGAGGACCTCGCCTTCAGCCTCCGCCACACGGCCCCCGGACAGGCTGTTTTCTTCACGCTGCCGACCGCCGGCACCGGGTTCAGCCGGGACGGCCAGTCCATTGTCCGGCAGGACCCTGCCGCGACCGCCGCTGTCTCCGCCGCGCTGGGCTCGGGAACGCTCGCCGCATACGTGGCGGCCAACAAGCTGCAGAACGGCAATTGAGGCGCCGCTCTTCGGTAGATTGGGTTCCATGACCCAGACTCCCGTGCAGCCGTCCCCGCAGCCTCCCGTCGCCAAGAAGATCCCTGCCCTCCGCACACACCACGGCGACACGTTCGAGGACAACTACGAATGGCTGCGGAACAAGGAATCCGCGGAGGTGGTGGACCTGCTCAAGGCCGAAAACGCCTACCAGGAGGCCGTGACCGCGCACCAGGAGCCGCTGCGCGAGGCCATCTTCCAGGAAATCAAGGGCCGCACCCAGGAAACAGACCTCTCGGTCCCCAACCGCAAGGACGGCTGGTGGTACTACACCCGCTCGGTCGAGGGCAAGGAATACGGGATCCACTGCCGCGTCCGGGGCCAGGACACCGGGGACCGCGTCGCGGACTGGACTCCCCCCGCCGTCGAGGCCGGCGTCAGCATCCCCGGCGAGGAAGTCC from Arthrobacter sp. NicSoilB8 harbors:
- a CDS encoding low molecular weight phosphatase family protein, coding for MDTPRPVRILTVCTGNICRSPVAERLLQAGLDQVQSGAFEVRSAGTRAMVGDPIQPLSADIIKTYGGTPDGFAARQLTPKILRESDLVLAMTAKHRGEVMQMDASLLKRTFTIREFARMLKILEQREADATAPPAVTSPVKSPTPSPASDIPAFWRELPGRAASVRHLALAPDASDNDVVDPYRRGPEFYEQMEDELAPAILAILRFARQHG
- a CDS encoding LCP family protein; protein product: MTHPFDSSNDAGREDFSERRRPVKKRRGRKVLIAVAAVLALVAVVAGGYLFNLAHTFDSGSSKLDQAFPDESTRPKKTDNSINILVMGSDSRGAAESDTAGTPADQRADTLMLMHIPADRKNIYTMSIMRDLWVDIPGHGEAKINSALALGGTPLMVQTVESVFQQRIDHVAMIDFEGFKGLTDALGGVTVNIKLPFTSTALPGQSFAPGQHTFNGTQALAFVRERHAYADGDYQRVRNQQEFLRAIIKKSTAGQTLSNPFTVNSMVGAVSPFVTVDKSLDSGAVAGLALELRDIRAQNTVMFTLPTGGTGTSADGQSIVLADPNAIQDISGAMAKGTMGEYVAANKLENGN
- a CDS encoding LCP family protein, which codes for MGNAPEPAAAASAASGPPAPPPEAGRRRRIFLLVGALLVLTIAVSAVAFVLTRPRAAAPAPAGSASPAAAPAAAPSTPPAPTPSPTPTPEPPAVALNILLIGSDSRVNERAAAAAGSASDQRGDTLVLIHIPADRQSVYGISIMRDLWVDIPGHGAAKVNAGLELGGLPLMTQTVEALLGTHIDHTVMVDFQGFAAMTDALGGVDVNVKQSFTSTADDKVYFPAGVNRLNGLQALAFVRERHAFADGDYQRVRNQQTFLKALMAKLAAEGRLADLETVRKLITTVLPHVTVDASSSQKSLEDLAFSLRHTAPGQAVFFTLPTAGTGFSRDGQSIVRQDPAATAAVSAALGSGTLAAYVAANKLQNGN